The Corythoichthys intestinalis isolate RoL2023-P3 chromosome 2, ASM3026506v1, whole genome shotgun sequence DNA segment cttccataaaggccagatttgtgcagtgtacggctgattgttgtcctatggacagactctcccacctcagctgtagatctctgcagttcatccagagtgatcatgggcctcttggctgcatctctgatcagttttctctttgtttgagaagaaagtttggaaggacggccgggtcttggtagatttgcagtggtctgaagctccttccatttcaatatgatggcttgcacagtgctccttgagatgtttaaagcttgggaaatctttttgtatccaaatccggctttaaacttctccacaacagtatctcggacctgcctggtgtgttccttggttttcatcatgctctctgcactttaaacagaaccctgagactatcacagagcaggtgcatttatacggagacttgattacacacatttggattctatttatcatcatcggtcatttaggacaacattggatcattcagagatcctcactgaacttctggagtgagtttgctgcactgaaagtaaaggggccgaataatattgcacgccccacttttcagttttttatttgttaaaaaagtttaaattatccaataaattttgttccacttcacgattgtgtcccacttgttgttgaatcttgacaaaaaaattaaaaattaaatttcttatcttatgtttgaagcctgaaatgtggcgaaaggttgcaagattcaagggggccgaatacttttgcaaggcactgtatgaggaggaaatcccacttttaaaaaggcttggagttaatgtggaagccgcataatgccctttattttgaattggtgcttttatgtttatttctttacatttcacttcaaagtaatgccaattttgttgtgccagttgatgttaatcaaacattaattgttaatacaattaattaaagttaattggctctaagtaaagcttgtcatcatTTTATCGCATTAGgcaggtcggctctcaagctcaatgaggaccaagtcacatctccaggtcctcctctgagaacctgggcaaaaaaaattatgagcACCCctgcatatacatatatatatatatatatatatatttatacatacacatacacaatcacatatagatattttttaaattacactttgggaaaaagtgaaaaaacgtgtcctatatgtatctctttccattgctaaatctgaataaatacggacacacacacacaaaaaaataaataaataaaattttaaaaaatgggggtgggggggcgctacgtcgtggtttttcacttatgccggtgggttctggtcccctttAACCGCAAAGAACGAGGGAAgactgtatatgtgtatattttatgttttttaagcactgcaaatgcaataattatgatataaaagaaaactgatttttacattataaatgcttatatcCAAACAttggtaaatttaaaaaaaaaaattatttgattttttaaaaagtctgcAATGGActaagggcgcgaagtttgaaacgcgaagtagcaagggatcactgtattcagattctttaaatatatttttcaagaattattattattattatataaaaaaatattttaaatataataatagggaaaaaagtcaattttatattattagtttttaatttcttttacatgacaagaaaaaaaatccaattaacggaagcaatagtttttttaaatgaaaaaaacaaaaacaaaatattcttTCGATTTTGAAATAAACAGTAAATCTCctttatttaaagcaacactagataacttttcaacctgtataaaatatttccataacatttgtgatactgcaaagatggcagagcaacaacagagaataaaaaaaatggtctgaggaggaaaaaataaGAGAgggtaccaggatatacagaataaacagtgGCCCAGCTTTCGCTCGCTGGCGTGACGCCGCCCCCCACCCAaccaaactcgtcagcgctgaagaGTTCACGTGAGGTGGGGgatttagccacactaagccacacggttgctaagcattacatgctattgtttagctacACCTGgaatcattaccttattactattcatccttcacacagccgctggaaacagaaatgttgtttaatccatctgtaggtgaccgggagattgatttttgattgattgatgattttacgaaacTGTACTGAAAacccagtcttccttaaggcaactaCCgcatttgtccaccggcgttgcTAAAATTGACCACAACTAAAAAGTTACCAGGTGTTGCTttaaaggaaaagaaaaaataaactaccgtaatgtcccgaatataacgcgcttttttcccccaaaatcaacttgtaaactcatggtgcgcattataaacgggtacatggatggagacagaaatatatatgtattacatatatatatatatatatatatataaaccgattttttttcattgacacggccacgttgtgttgaagaaacgtatgcggcgacccgttgccgaccattacggtacgtgacgtcaccgttttgtttcggtaatacttcactctaatcggccgaatgatttcgtctgtgttaaattctgcttttttcactcttcataaagcacagaatttagtttcttgaactcatttgaatcgtttattgcagctccgcaattcggaccataacaaatgtaaggacacacacttcctgtgtccgtcaactatatcggtccctcgggaaactcaaacccaaataacaatagttccttttgttactgtcgtgttgacagctatgagctctcacggatttccgacttacgttctcactttcattttaccgtatcaatccatggaagaaacatttattcatcatgaggaaacgagcaagttatacagcagcctttaaaagaaaagtcacatctgttttgttttctcctagattctggtaagttggagaagttgtcaaatcatattattaccgtaaatattgtcagtttacggtaatgttttgaactaccaatgtgctatgcttgtgctgtgtttcaccagtcagtaaaatgacatctctgtatctgtacacaagctctgttttcttctaaaattagggtgcgcgttataaacgggtacaataattttccctagattttaaaagtaaatttggggtgcgcattatacacgggtgagccttatattcgggaaattacggtaattaaaagATTGAAATGGATTTAAAAAGTCTGACCAGTCTCCTAAATTCCTGGCGGGTGAAGCCCATGTGCTGGCACGCCACGCTGTAGTCTAGTTGCAGTGTGGAGTCAAAGATCAGAGGGTCGTCCGTGTTCAGCGAGTAATTGGCCTTGTCCTTCCTCAACCTAAGGCAACGGCCCACAACATCAGCGCGTTTTGCGATGGGCGACATACCCCCCCCCCGAATCAAAGCGAGCGCTCACCTGACCACAGGATGCTTGCTGAAGTCGGCGTCGCAGGCACCCGTCAACTTGCTGGAGATGGGACACACCTGGGTGGGTGGAGCCAACAGACAAAGACCGTTACAATTTAAAAGGGAAGTTCAGAAATTTTGACATTAGGCCTAATTTTCCAGTTAGCGtgtgtttaattagtcggtggagttgatttcaacaaattctgtgcagttagttagttattcattagtttcagggctctggagaggcatacaaacaggaaggatcatCTCggaagtgatttgttcaaggattcaagcagaggttgcgctagactttttcgttgtctgtcattttgactgacagtgtcataaaaatccggtcataatctatttttacccgtcacttacatttataaaatgataataatgacatattcaatagtatttagttttcattcatttttaattaatattctgtccgaacaagcttaacaagaggcaaacagacagcggagtgcaccaatcagcgacgggcagacgtgccgttagcaaagcgaagaGGGCAGgacaagggacttgcgcgcggaagtaaacatacgaggagaagggagtttattcaacatggctagcgcgagacagactgttgtcaatgtctcgtgtcgatgtgttttagctcatttaaaactgaatttaccgcagattggaacatattctcggctctcccgttcgccatccgtgttgttgtagagacgactttcggcgcgcaagagtgacgttgctcgtgaagaacacgccacgcaaataaacaaatctgatttgtcgattgattttgtacctactccagaggctgtgtcccagacttttctctcagtgtttgaaaaatacagggagaacagtctggccgtgccaggcaaacactcagttgccttgacatttttccgagtaaggccaacaacgtcatgcatcaagagagaaaatagctaattaatatgctcactcgccaccctgtggtctggggtgtgaattgcaacctgtcaaaatgacggatggacttcagttttttccgtcaccgttttaaaaaaacggtcaacgacggaaaatattcggttaaagcGACCCCTGGATTCAAGGtacagtattggcccgaatataaggtagggctgtcaaaattatcgcgttaacgggcgttaattaattttttaaattaatcacgttaaaatatttgacgcaattaacgcagatgtcccgctcagacagatttaaatgactgttcagtgaaaagctcacttgttgttatggagttttgccgccctctgctggcgcttgggtgaatgaccatctcgcatattgcctcaaacagattatacaatgaggccgtttatggacattaagagtgaagagaatgccaccggccgattgggggcagcgccgttccatactcatgttatttcttcaaaacgtgggagaattagtagttgtgagacgtttatgctgtattcacaatgcaacgcAAATTGCTGTTTGTGCTCCAcatatatttcggtaagttttctttcttttagtggcaattatgtgtctcttgttgtattttgggtaagatatgtacagatatatttaatacagtaaaggcgagtggacacaggcgttctttggaccgcgccgtttattggcaactccttcacaacaaacatacagtggggagaacaagtatttgatacactgccaatgggttctcccattggcagtgtatcaaatacttgctctccccaatgtaggtatcgtttagtgaaagcacaacaaaaataatattcctatctctcaaaaaaaaaaaaaaaaaaaaattttcacaaaaagaaaagcacttcagtctatagtaatgaggccctattcttaaacaacaatgcaaaatgaactggcattccatatcaaaatcgctatgcaaaatacacataaaactttggtcactctatttttattattgttatttttattcttcttattattatattaactctacttttgattgaaaattttacaaattttattaaaacgaaaacatgaagaggggttttaatataaaattactataacttgtaactataacatttatcgttttagagctacaagtctttctatccgtggatcactttaacagaaaaaatgttaatgccatttgtggatttattgttacaataaacaaatacagtacttatgtacagtatgttgtttgtatatatccgtcgtgtgtcttatctttccattccaacaataatttacagaaaaatatggcacattttagagatggtttgaattgcgattaattgcgattaattacgattaattaatttttaagctgtaattaactcgattaaaaattttaatcgtttgacagccctaataagacagtgttttttttgcattgaagtaagattgaaaaagagggggtcatcttatattcgcggtctagacattatacccattcacgacgctagatgacgccagatatcattgaagcgatgttcttttatgacagatctcagctactctccccattcacgacactagatggcgccagatatcattgaagcgatgttcttttatgacagatctcagctactagtttaaccagtttgcattattttattgcaatgtttacttttcgaggctgtgagtcgatcgggttacagtttctttgtgtagattatatttaatccgtcttctctactataatgaggaccaacacggtaggacagtataacccagaaacgtcaacggcgcgacacaaCTCAACATGACgcatgcgaaaagaacggcagcttattatttgacgcgagacacaaccctcctgcgtcaatactactaccggtagctaggctcggccagaccggaagtcactcgtgtaaaaatacggtggatccggtcgattttcaaactaatatgcaatcgtaacccactttttgagtccatcagatctcttgagcggTAGatgggggcacagttgacttgtctttgttgatttactactgtcttctctgctataataataaccaacacggccccgtgttcaatacaaaaccctcctaccacaacaaaacaagtaggaactaatattcacataggaactaaagttatacaacatgaaatattcaataaaaatgaatactacatactacatacaaattgaaatgagctaaaacacctgtaattaaataataagaataatacccagatcctgcttacacaattattcatttctgtgtggtgctttaacttccACCAATAACACCATTACAGTAGTACCATTACAACCCGAGTAATAAGTCGCTGGGATACCTCAAAGTGCATGTTTGTGGCCAACAGTTGCGCGTAAAGCTGCGGGTCTTCCAGGGTCCTGTAACCGTGCCCCACGCGTTCAGCCTTCAGTACCTCCACGGCCTGAAAAATGGCAGACTGGAGTACGTATCATATAGGAGCGCCGACACGGTAAGTACGTCACGTACCTCCTTAACCACGGATGGCGGGCCCACTTCGCCCGCGTGGACTGTTCGGCGGATCCCGCACCGCGCCGCTTCCTGTCAACGGAAAGGGTTAGCCGCCGACACTAGTGGATTTTACGCGGCTCGGCTCACCTGGTAGGCTCGCGCGTGGCCCGGGTAGGCCTGGCAGTCCAGCGACTCGTCACCCGCCAGGTCGATTGCCAGAACTCCCTCATGGCGGTACTTCTTACACAGCTCCACCACGTCCGCCGACCAGCCTGCGCCGATCAAACGTTATCCCTCGCCGGACTGGGAGAAGGACTAGTCACGCGAACATGATGACTGACCGCTGACAAGTGTTGGCGCCACCAGAAGACTTGAACGATTTCAGCGTCATCGACAATGCGAGCGTACTTCTATGAAGTAAAATGAGTTCATCGCTAGGAGGTGAACGTTCCCTCTGCAATGGCAGTCACTTCCTTGTTTTTAGGGCATATCCAGGTCACTCTGTTGATTtcaagccacttcctgttgatttcgggatacttccaggtcacttcctgttgattgcaagtcacttcctgttgtttttgcaacagtttcaggtcacttcctgttgatatttggccatttctgggtcactcagTGTTCATTTCAAGTCATTTCTAGGTAACTTCCTGTCTATTTTGTTCACTTCCTTGGTttaggggcatttccaggttgctctgttgatttccagtcacttcctgttgatttttggccaATTCTGGATTCATTTCAAGTGATTTCTAGGCAACCTCTTGTCTATTCTGATCAGTTCCAATGgattttgtgacatttttggTCAAATCCTATGAATTTTGTGacattttattgattgattgactgatttaatttatttccaaaacatgcatcacattatggatatacaagaatacaaacaaaacataagatTCGAAAAGGAGTAGGAAGAAGTAAAAAACGTATATGAATCCTTCTGCTtttaggtaatttcctgttgatattggtgcATTTCTGTGCACTCTCCTGTCTATTTTTGTCACTTcctttggttttggggcatttccaggtcgctCTGTTGATTTCAAGTAACTTTCCGTTGTTTTCGGgacattttcaggtcatttcctgttgatttttggcaaTTTCTGGGTCAATCCCTGTTCATTTCAAGTCATTTCTAGCGAACTAGCTGTATATtctagtcacttcctgtggattttgcgACATTTTCAGGTcagttcatgttgattttgaggcatttctcggtccgttcctgttgatttctggtcatttatatgtgtttacctgttatatgtttattttgagtcatttctgGGTTCTATCGTGTTTATTTTGTTCACgtgttgttgattttggggcacgtcCATGAGAAATCTGCTCTGTTCTTGGGTTCAGGTTCAATAACTCTTGAAAGTTTTCTTCTTTGGATCGAGTAAGGTGTATAAGGTTCCAAGTCCACTGCTTCACAATGGCCAAAAATGAGTGGCTAACCAACTTTTCACATCCAGCGCTCCATCTATGGCTCCAATACTTGTCAACGGTCACCATATTTGCATATCTCGTCAATTAGAGGAGTTATCTTATCTGAGCAGATGGACGGCGAGCGGTTTATTACTTGGCATGTGGCGCATGCAGCATAGAATGGACCTGACTTTGACACTGAAGGCCCTCTCCCCGTCTCTCAGGCCCCGGTTGACCAGCCGGACCACCTCGTCCGGGCTCAGGTCGCCCCTGGACGCCAGAAAGCGATGAGACGGCGCGGCGGCGTCTAAAGCGCTCGCGAGCTAGCTAGGTAGCCGGCCGATGGGCGTACTCTTCTTGGTTCCACGGAATGGGCTCCACGTCAGCGTTGGCCAGAAGATGGGGACTGTATCTGACCTCAGCGTAGATTACGCCCTGCTTGGCTTTGTCCTCCACAAACTCGTAGGCGATCCTTTCGATGGCGTCTCGGTCTCCACTGGGCGAGGCGGGCAgaagacaggaaaaaaaaaacagcttccaTGACTTTGACCATAAGCGTAGCTGATAAGTGCTATCTCGGTCCGCCTCACGTGAATTACTACGGCTATGTCACGTGCTAGCAGTCGTGGTTGAAagagatagatgtccaatcccttttggcagcgaatgaaatgaaactaaaacctcaggtcacttcctgttgattttagggcattattATGTAGGTCCCTGTGTATTTTGGTAACACCCAATTGACTTTCGGGtatttagtcacttcctgttgagtagaGAGCATTTGTaaatcacttcctcttgatgttTGGCCATTTCTGTGGAGTTTTGACGTCAAAGTAACGAAATGACAAGTGATTGTTGAGTGTGCACGCCGTTGATCCAAACTGAATGCCTTGTacgactgagaagcagacttaGACGTCTGACTTGGATAAAGGATAGtttcgctctggtttggccaacATTGGGCTGCAAGCTAATTTcaactaatatatgtttgtgtatggatttgtaattaagtttacagctacagtttgtggagttactgtacatgtgagcaatttgctatgagaatagtGAATACATTAGCAGtcgtagcatttaaactagctggCTTTTGTTAGGCACAAAAAAAATAGGCTAATTCAATCAACTAACTAAATTtatatattgatcagactagatgcacatttgaacaccaattgttttgtggcaAGTGTTTTCATGTTAAAATGTGTTTCATTTTGAACatatgtatgaaaaagtatccgaaccttttggaattcctcacatttctgcataaaatcaccatcaaatgtgatctgatctttgtcaaaatcacacagatgaaaaaaactgctttaactaaaaccatattttaatgaggatagtatgcaaacaatgacagaagggggaaaaataaagtaagtgaaccatcacatttaatattttgtgccccccctttggcagtaataacttcaaccagacgctagctgcagatcagtctggcacatcgatcaggactaattttggccctttcttctctacaaaactgctgtcgttcagtcagattcctgggatgtctggcatgaatcgctgtctttaggtcatgccacagcatctcaatggggttcaagtctggactttgacttggccactccagaacatgtattttgttcttctgaaacattTCTGAAGTTGATTGAATTCAGTGTTTTggctcattgtcttgttgcagcatccatcctcttttttagcttcaactgtctgacagacggcctcaggttttgctgcaaaacttttgaattcattcttccattaatgattgcaagttgtccatgcCCTGAggcagcgaaacagccccaaatcatgatgcttcctccaccatacttcacaatggagatgaggtgttgatgttggtgagctgttccatttttcctccacacatgacgttgtgtattactccc contains these protein-coding regions:
- the ada gene encoding adenosine deaminase, whose amino-acid sequence is MSEPKSELGSRREVFDEPKVELHVHLDGAVRAQTIIDVARRRGIRLAADTAEELRRLLVLREPATLTGFLAKFAVYMHVIAGDRDAIERIAYEFVEDKAKQGVIYAEVRYSPHLLANADVEPIPWNQEEGDLSPDEVVRLVNRGLRDGERAFSVKVRSILCCMRHMPSWSADVVELCKKYRHEGVLAIDLAGDESLDCQAYPGHARAYQEAARCGIRRTVHAGEVGPPSVVKEAVEVLKAERVGHGYRTLEDPQLYAQLLATNMHFEVCPISSKLTGACDADFSKHPVVRLRKDKANYSLNTDDPLIFDSTLQLDYSVACQHMGFTRQEFRRLNICSAASSFLPEPEKNELLHQLYRAYGMIQSTAF